The segment CCTCGACCTCGAAGCCCTTGATCGACGCCTTGCCGGCATTGTCGAAGAACTGGCGGCCGTTGATGAAGTTCTGCGTCTGCAGGTCCTTGTAGTCGCTGTAGAAGGCCGCGACGTTCAGGCGGACGCGGTTGTCGAACATCTGCGTCTTGGCGCCCAGCTCGTAGGAGACCAGCGTCTCCGGCTTGTAGGGGATGCCGCTGAGGATGCCGCCCGCCACATAGCCGCTCGATATCTTGGCATAGGCGGTGGCCTGGTCGGTCGGCCGCCAGGTCAGGATGCCGGTATAGTTGAGCTTCTTGAAGCTGACATTGTACTTGCCGACGCCGAGCTGGCCGCCCTGGCCGCCCGATATGGCGTTGATCGCGAGGTCGCGGTCGTCGATCGTGTAGCGAAGCCCGCCGGTGACGTCGACGCGATCGCCGAGATGGACGGTGAGCTGGCCGTAGCCCGCCCAGGAATCGTTGATCGACACCGTGTCGGTGACGCCGCTGCCGAACGCCGCGTCGAGCGGGCTCGGCACCACCAGGCCGCCGGGGATCGGTTCGAGGATGCCGAGGATGTCGGTCGCGGGCGAGCGCTCGTGGAAATAGAAGGCGCCGGCGGTCAGCTCATAATGCTCGCCGTCGAGCTGGATCTGGAACTCCTGGCTGAACTGCTTCTGGCTGGTTTTGCGCGCGGTGAGCAGCGAGAAGAAATAGTCGTTCGGCCCGGGGATGTTGGCCGGGTTGAACAGCGCCGCCTGGATCTGCGCCGGGGTGAGGCCCGGGGTGATCAGCGCGCCGAGCTGCCCGAAGGTGAAGCGCAGCCCGCCCGAGGCGGCGAGGTCGTAGATGTTCGGGTCCTGCCTGAACTTGCGATAGGCGGTGATGCTCTTCACCGTCACCAGGTCGTTCGGCTTCACCGCCAGGGTCAGGCTGTGGCCCTGCGTCACGACATGCTCCTCGCTCGTCGCATTGGCGACCGCGGACAGCCGGGCGTTGGGGGCGATGTTGGTGACGCCGCCGAAGAAGGGCTGCAGGTCAACGATCGGCTGGAGCAGCGCGCCCGACGAATCGGGGATCACGCCCAGGCTCTGGATCGCGCGGCCGGTGGTGCGGGCGTCGGTATAGTCGAAGCGATAATCGGCGGTGAGGTTGCCGAACTCGCCCCGGATGGCGAGCTGTCCGCCGTCGATGTTGCGGCGGCCGAGCTTGCGCGCGAAGGTCTCGGTGCCGAAGCGCGGGTCGCGCAGCGCCAGGTTGATCGTCTTGCCGCCGATCAGGTTGGTGTAGTCGCCGTCGATCTGGTCGTGCAGATAGGCCAGCTTGACCGAGAAGGGGCCGAAGGCGGGCAGGTTGATCACCGCCTTGCCGCGGATCGCCTCGCCATTGCCGTAGGAGCCGGTGGCGCGGACGCCGAACTCGCCGGTCGGCTCGGCGCTGACCAGGCTGATCGCGCCGCTGGTCGCGTTGCGGCCGAACAGCGTGCCCTGCGGACCGCGCAGCACCTCGACCCGCTGGATGTCGGCGAGGTCGAAGATCGAGCCGACGGTGCGGCCGATATAGACGCCGTCGAGATAGATGCCGACCTTGGGATCGACCGCGTTGTTCGACACGCCCGAGGCGACGCCGCGGATCGCGATCGACGGGTTGCTCTGGAGGCCCTGGTTCTGGATCTGGAGGCTCGGCGCGAGGCCGGCGAGGTTCTTCACATTGGTGACGCGCAGGTCGTCGATCTGTTCGGCGCTGATCGCGGTGACCGCGACGGGGACCTTCTGCAGGCTTTCCGCGCGGCGCTGCGCGGTCACGACGATCTCCTGCAGGCCGTTGACCCCTTCGGAGTCGGCGGCTGCGGGGGCGGTCTGGGCGGCAGCGGTGGTGGCGAACAGGGACACGCCGGCCAGCGCCAGCGCGGTTATGGTGAAGCGCATGTAATCCTCTCCCGGATCGACGCTGTTATGGTCGGCCGTGCCACGCCCGTATCGGGTTCGCGACGGCGGCTTCGAGCAGTGGAACGGCCGCGCGACGATGGTCGCCACGGCGTCGCGATGGGCTCAGCCCGTTTCGTCGCGATGCGTCGACATTCTTCCCTCTCCCTTTCGACTTGCGCTGAATAATGATCTATCGTTTACGCAAGTGAGGAATGTATCGTCACTGGAACAGCCAATCCAGTCAAATTTGGACCGCTATCGACGAATTTCGACATTGATCGGCAGGAGAGGCACGGAATGGCGCAGGCAATGGCGGGCAAGGTGGTGATCGTGACCGGCGGCAGCGACGGTATCGGCCGGGCGACGGCGGTCGAACTGGCGCGCGAAGGCGCGCATGTCGTGATCTGCGCGCGGCGGCGGGAGGTGCTGGCGGAGGCGCACCAGGCGGTCGCCGCGGCCGGATCGGTCGAATCGCACATCCTCGACGTCGGCGACGCGTCCGGTTTCGCGGCCTTCATCGCCGGCATCGCGACTCGCCACGGCCGGCTCGACGGGCTGGTCAACAATGCGATGGCGGTCAGCTACAAGATGATCGCCGACCTCACCCTCGACGACTGGCGGCACGATTTCCGCGTCAATGCGGAGGCCGTGTTCATCGGCACCCAGGCGGCGATGCG is part of the Rhizorhabdus wittichii RW1 genome and harbors:
- a CDS encoding TonB-dependent receptor, plug (PFAM: TonB-dependent receptor; TonB-dependent receptor, plug): MRFTITALALAGVSLFATTAAAQTAPAAADSEGVNGLQEIVVTAQRRAESLQKVPVAVTAISAEQIDDLRVTNVKNLAGLAPSLQIQNQGLQSNPSIAIRGVASGVSNNAVDPKVGIYLDGVYIGRTVGSIFDLADIQRVEVLRGPQGTLFGRNATSGAISLVSAEPTGEFGVRATGSYGNGEAIRGKAVINLPAFGPFSVKLAYLHDQIDGDYTNLIGGKTINLALRDPRFGTETFARKLGRRNIDGGQLAIRGEFGNLTADYRFDYTDARTTGRAIQSLGVIPDSSGALLQPIVDLQPFFGGVTNIAPNARLSAVANATSEEHVVTQGHSLTLAVKPNDLVTVKSITAYRKFRQDPNIYDLAASGGLRFTFGQLGALITPGLTPAQIQAALFNPANIPGPNDYFFSLLTARKTSQKQFSQEFQIQLDGEHYELTAGAFYFHERSPATDILGILEPIPGGLVVPSPLDAAFGSGVTDTVSINDSWAGYGQLTVHLGDRVDVTGGLRYTIDDRDLAINAISGGQGGQLGVGKYNVSFKKLNYTGILTWRPTDQATAYAKISSGYVAGGILSGIPYKPETLVSYELGAKTQMFDNRVRLNVAAFYSDYKDLQTQNFINGRQFFDNAGKASIKGFEVEADVIPVRGLVLSGNVGYADLNYKTFILNGIDVADVARTTYNSKWTARVAAQYDAPEFANGSHLQGRIEGRYRSSYYLTSTPFVNLTGQVVLENENRQPGYWLVDGRFGLVDIPIGGTKASLSAFGQNLFDKQYISFGAPVLSLVGSYERGRTYGVELGFAF